atttatcttcttttatagataaggaaacggaggcccagagaagtcaaggatgGATCCCAAGATCACCCAGCTGGGAAATGGTAGAGtgaagatttgaacccaggtagtctggCTCCAGTGTAAAAACCCTTCTGTTTCTCTGAGACAATGCATCTCAGTGTTTGAACCCAGTGGCATTTAGCCAGAGGGGCACAGCATCATAATAGGAAACTAGTAAATGATTTGTCATCATTCTTTTTACTTCTAGCACGTCTGGGTCTTGGCAAGAGAtgaagagaagggggaggggggctggggggagggtgagCATGTTCGACTTTGGGTCTTGAGGAAGAGTTGATTGGGGTGAGAGAGGAGGGTGAAATCTGAAAAGATGCTGGAGCACAGGAGGTGAAGGCGGAAATCGATAAGATAAACTTCTCAGAAGCTGTAAAGTAGGCCAGTGGTCTGGGCTAGGGGCTTCCTGCCTTCACACCTTATCTGAAATCAAGTTGGGAGTCTCGATCTCCCGCTGTACCAGCCTCTACACGTTCAGggttctctctgcctccttcctccttcttccccttctgtctttccttcccctccctctctttccatctccctcCTACCCAGAcccctccatcctcccctctctcctccacctcaaGGCTGGGAGGCCCCTCCCAGGAATGATCTTTGGAGGCTAAACTTAGTGAGAGGTTCCATCCCCAGGCGGAAGCTGGTGGCTGCTGGTGGCTTTGATAAATATACCGTCCCCACACCTTAGTCTTCTCATCAAAGCCACGGAAACAAAAAGACTGTgatgagaggaaaggaaactCCAGCGGGGGCTGGGCTGAGCATTTGGGGCCGTCCCACTTCCCACCAGCCCAGCAAGGGCAGAGAGGCATGAATCCGTGGGTCCTCGGTAGGGGTGGCTGGGGGTGGCACTCCTGCCTCAGTCTCTACATCTGGAACATAGGGGCAACAACAGCTTCTGCCCACGTATGTATACAAAGATGTGACTCGCACGAGATGGTAGTCATAGAGAAAGTGCCTGACAAATgctcttattatttctaaatcacTTAATGGCACTTGCACAATTACAGAGCTCCTATGGTGTACCAGGTACCATACCAAACGGTTTTTTTCTATGCCTGATCTGGgtttaaccttcacaacaaaCCTAGGAGGCAAGGACTGTTGTTACCTCCCCttttagaggaggaaactgaggcactgagaggtgaTGGGACTTGCTTAAGTTCACACAGCCGGGAAGTGCCAGAGTGGAGTTGCAACCCAGGACCATCTGATTGCAAAGCCTATTTCCTTTCACCCTGTACCGGGCAACAATGACAACAATATtatcaacaataacaataataactcaTTCACCTCTGGGGTCTGAGCCCTTATTCTAGGGTCCTGGGAGGTGAAATGTTCCTCCAGCCATACCGGGTCATATGCTCGTTTGCATAGACCACCTGATTTGTATGTAAAGGGTGCCTGGCAGGATGTAGCTTCCACTTGCTCAGGAATTCAGATTTAAGGGGAAGGCAGACCGCGGGTATGAGGTCTCTGATGTCTCCCCAAGCTTCTTGCATAGAGCTATGCCAGCTGGGTTTTGGCTTCTCATTTGTAGAGTGACCTCCGTGGGtcattccatccatccatccacctctGCAAACCACCCTTCCCCTAAGAACCAGACGGATCCCGGTGCAACATTTGCCATTTATTTCCAAGACTAGTGGTCAAGGGGCCCAGGGCTGTGGACAAAGTCTGGTCCTCACCCCAAGATGTGCTCGTCTTGGCTGGGAGGAACCTCaggctgtgtatgtgtgtatgtgtgtgtcattGTGATGCCATGTACGTGTGAGATGGGTCTGACCGTGACGCGGCATGTGGAAGTCCGATGTGATGAGCATCGAAACCCGTGTGTCACACGAGGGTGACACCGTGTGGGTGACTGAGTTTGTGATGATGACTTGTGTCATGGGTGGTTGTCATGCAATGCTTATGACTGCTTGTGTGCTGTCTATGACTCATGTGTGTTTGCGAGAGAATCGGATGCTTTGTATGAATCTGTGCATATGAAAGAGTGTCTGAGATTGTGCAGCTGAACGATTCTCTGTGATGCTGTAggtataaatgtattttcttccttttttttttctttctttcttctttctcccttccttccccgcctccctccttcttctgtctctctctacttctttctgcaaacattttccaagtgcctgctgtgtaccaggctcTGGCCTGGGTGCTGAAACCGCCATTGGGCCCTAGTGGGATGTGAGTGTTTAGCGGTGCTGGGCTACAGCCAGCTGGTGGATGATACATTGTAGCCAGAAACCAGCcacagtgggagtatttacaccaggGAAATCAGCAAACACTGTGAAACCTCTCTCCTATGCAGAGCTGTTTggtaaacatttaccagcacatccCTGTGCCTGTGTCTCTGAGTGTAACTTTTTGTGGCCAGGCTGAGGTGTGGCCACAAGCCTGTGGGTGGGACTTGAGTAAGTGACTGTGACCgtgggtggggctgggctgggctgggctctccACATGGATGAGTCCTGATGATAAATCTCCCTCCCACACTTGTGAGAGTGGAGAGGGTGATAAGTTTTTCCGTTCTCAGACAAGTCCCTGGACCCCCAAGTCTCACTTTCTTCtgaattaaaagtataaatacccacccctcaccccttctTCCTGAATATCAGGCAGATCAGTTCTACACCCTGTTTGGGGGCTTACAGACCCAGTCTCCAGGTCTTTGTCTGCAGTGTTGTCCGTGGTGGGGTCTGCAGTTTAATTTGGTCCTCTAAGGTGCTTGCTGGGTCTTCAACCCCTCGGGGTGTCTGGGTTCTTGACCCCTGGTGGTGCCCCCTGTGCTCTCCACCAGCCAAGTTTTGGGTTCCCCAGAGCACTCTCCAAATCTCTGCTTTCTGGGTTTTCTGTCTCCTGAGGCACCCTCTGAGGTCTCTGCCTGTCAGACCCCCGTTCCATCCACCATCACTCCTTCCTTCACACCATGAAAGCCCCGAAGTAGGACCGGGTGCCGTCCCGCAGTCGGACCAGGCGCTCATCTGGTACGCGgaccaccacctcctccccagcttcCAGATGTACCACTCCGCCCAGGAAGCTGCTGTCCCACCAGACGCGAGAATTGGTTGCTCGTCCACAGGGTGACCTCCGGCTGACCAGCAGCTCCAGCTCCTCAGGGTAGCGGGGCGTGCGCTTGTAGAGGCCATGGGTGATGGGCAGGCCACCGGTGAGCCCCTGTGGGCAACCCACACCGCCCAGCTGCACCTTGGAGTATATGTAATAGTAGCCGGCGTGGACAATCACGAGGGCACCGTCCTGGTAGGCGAGGCCCCTCAGGAAGGCCAGGCCCAGCTTCGTCTCCCACAGCAGTGGGCCCCCGCTGCCCGTCAAGCTGGAGTTGGCTCCTGGGGAGGGAGACAAAGGGGACTGATCAGCTCGTGTCCCATGCTTGCTGTGTGCCATTAGGCCAGTCGCCACCCCTCTCTGAgtcctgccctctctgagctttatGTGTATTAATTCACTTTATCCTCACTTTGCAGGTTTGGAAAGTGAGCCACAAGTCACTTGCTTATTACACATCTTAATTCATTTTGTCTCCTTCTCGAAGGtggggaaacggaggcacagCGCAATTAAGGGACTTGCCAAAAGCGTCAAAacttgtaagtggcagaactaAGGACTGGAGGCAGGACACGCCCTGGTCCAACAGCCTTATGACCTCTgtgtacctcagtttccctctctgtaagGCAGAGCTATGAATAGTACCTGCTAAGGATTTAATGAATCAATATGTACAAAGAATAGTAAGCACCATAGAAAGGtttattcagtaaataaaattagaaatatacgGACCTGGGCAGTGCCTGCGCTCTGAGTGACTCTGAGAATAAGTATCGAGTGAATGGATGGATACTCTGACATGTTGGGGCATCTGTCTTGTCTCCTCAGGACACACTGACCCCCACCCCATACCAGGACCCTGGGGTCCCCCTCACCTGTGAGGTGTGCTGCTGGGTTCGCCTGGTGGAACCTCCGCTCTGGGAAGAGAGGGTCAGAGGTTAGATAAGATATGAAGGCAGTGGAGAGTAAGGGACAGCCTCCCGAGGGGTCACCCAGTCCATCTTCTGGTGTCAACCCCACCCTTTCCGGAGTGACCCAAACTTCTGCTTCTCAGGCTTCGGGGAGGAGCACTGGTGGGGCTTGGGCTAGTTGTGCAAATGGCATTGGGCAAtgggctgagggggtgggggcagtgtgGGAATGTTCCTATCCACTCCCTGTGGACCAGGACTCTGACTCACCTTGCATCAGCTCCTCCCAGGATCCTGCATCTCTGTCCTGAAAAATGAAGAGGAGCCCGTGGTGAGGACCTGCGGGGCCCACGCCTCTCACGGCTCAGACtcatgcctgagagacccatgctgaCCACAGGCTCAGATGCCACCCTCAGACATGTACCTAGGGCCATGTGCACACCCTcctccgccccccacccccccacagcAGCCTTGTAACCActccgtgcctcagttttccctctGTAAATGGACATATGAATAGTATCTGCTTAGGATTCAGTGAATTTATGTGTAAAAAGTGTATTACTATGCTTGGTACATAGTAAGATGTATAAGGGTTTATTAACTACATGGACATCCGTATGACTGTACACGTGGATGTAAGTGCCAACCTATGGATATGGATGCGTGACACTGGACACAGACTTGGACACTTGCGTGACAGGCTGACAAGATACACATGGGCACAGTTATGTGGACACGTGGTTTATGGATCTATGTAGGTCTGCAAATGCAGAGACCCGGAAACGTCGACACATGGGCCATGGACAGGTGAGTACATGGACGTGTGGGCGCATGTATGCAGGAGAGCAGCACAGGTCCATGTGGGCATGTGGACACACACGTGTGGCCGTCAGATCCATTCACAAGGAGAAATGACCTGAAAACATGAGACACAAAAGACCAAGACCACATGGTCATGGTGTGGGGCACACAGACCCACAGGTGtggcagacagacagacggacacATCCACAGCCAACTGAAAAGTGAAGCAGGGGGAGATTCTCTCCGAATTGGACAAAGTCGATTAGTGACAGTCCCAACTGTGGCGGAGGGATGTGGCTAATAATAATTAGCAATATCAGAATGTCCGTTCTGGGggttacagatgatgaaactgtaTTCTAAACAttaaatttgctaagagactagatttTACTTGTTCCCACTACTAGAAGATATGATAATTGTGTCCACGCCATGAAGGTGTTAGCTGACGGTACAATGGCGATCATATAATGTATCAAGCATAAATGTATCAATATAATGGCAATATAAATGTACCTGATCAATATGTTGTACACTTCAAACTTAAACAatgtaatatgtcaattatatctcaattaaaaaaaaagaaaagaatattggtTCTGATTGGTTGAATGCTTGTGGGCCAGCCACCGCCTGGCACCACACATGCAATATTGTTTTATTCCCTAGCAGATGGGTACTCTTATTATcacgcccattttacagatgagcagactgaggttcagagaggtggaTTAACTTGCTCTGGGCTGCTTTTAGTGCAACCCCTGTCCTGCACATACACGCAGGGAGACACACAGTGACACAGGAGaccccctccacccccgccaCATGACCCCAGGCCCCACTCACCGGCAGAGGGGTGACCATATCCTCCAGACGCCAGTACAGCTGCAGCAGGAACCAGCCCTGGACCGCCAGCCCCGCCGCCAGCAGCAGCAACAAGAAGCCCAGGCCCAGCTGGCCGGCACTGCAGGGCTGTCTCCGGCGGGTGCGCCCCAGCCTCGTGAACGGGATGTCCGTCTGTCCGTCCACCACGAACACTGAGGGCCGCACAACTGTGTCCTCCATGCCTGAGCGGATGAGGCCCCGAGATGCCCCGGGCTGGGCTGGGTCCTGTGCAGGGAGGAAACCACAATTGCCCAACGCTCTTGGGCTTTGCACGCTGCAGACAGGCGCCGGTGGGTCCCGCAGCTGCCTTTAAAGCTGGGGCTCggcccctcccctttccccactcgtcctcctcttcttcctgtccccccacccccagcctggcctTGTCTCACTCTCACTCACATGGTCTCTCACTCTTTCCAGAGGCCTCTTAAGATGTGACTCAGGTGGGGGTCAGAGAGGGGAGGCCCCAGCTATCCCTTCCGGCTGCTTCATTCACTCAGTttccaagtatttattgagcatctcctgtgtcccaggcactattctaggttcAGGGGTACAGCTGTGAACAAGAGAGACAAGAGCGCTTTGTCTTTCGCGGCTCCTATTCTAGTGGGGTGAGAAAGACAATGAGCCgaataagtaagaaaataatatacaGTGTTTTAGATGTTGATAAGAACAGTGGAAAGTACAAGGGTGGTTTGTGTGGTGCACACGTGCATGTGTATGCTATGTGCATACATGTATATGCTATGTGCATGATGTGTGTGCATGGAAGTGTGTGCAGGTGCAAGTATGcttgcatgtgtgcacatgtggatgtgtgcatgcacatgcatgtgAGCGCATGCACGTGCAagcatatgtgtgcatgcatgtatttACAGGTGCACGTGAGTGTGCACCAGTGTGTatgcgtgcatgcatgtgtgtgtgcacacgtgtgtggaATGCATGCAAGTTTTAATTGGAACTCACAGCCATGGGATGGAACCTCTGCCCAGCCAGTTAACTAAGCCTAAGACCTGGGTGTCATCCTGGacttctcttctgtcttctcccCTGCATCCCACCCTTCAGCAAGCCCTGTCTCTTCAACCTCCCAATCAGATCTCAAATCCAGCCACTTGTTTCCATGCCCATTGCTACACTGCTAGCTAAGTgccatggactgaatgtttgcgcCCCCCTCCAAATCCAGATGTTTAAGCCCTAATCCCCCAACATGATGGGTGGTTGGAGGCGGAGTCTTTGGGAGGtggtgaggtcatgagggtggggccctagtgataggattagtgcctttatCAGATGAGACACGGGAAAgatgctttttctctctgtcgTGTGGGGATACAGCAGGAAGGTGGCCACATGCAAACCGGGAAGATAGCCCTCACCAGAGCCAAATTGTGTTGGCACTTTGATCtgagacttccagcctccagactgtgagaaatgaatgccTGTTGTTGAAGGCACTCAGTCTAAGATATCTTCTTGCATCAGCCGGATCAGACTGAGACAGTAAAGCACCCATCATTTCTTGCTTGGACTGTTGCAGTAGCTTCCCAACTAGACGTCCTGCTCTATCTCTTGCTGCCTTACAAGTCGTTCTCTACCCTCTAGCTAGGGTGAgctcttattcatttattcttcatgattcattcatttttaaaatttatttagtctttattcttatttagtcttatttatttacttatttaatctttttctttacttgtttattcatttttattttattgaggttaaactcacacaacataaaactaaccattttaGCACCATGCTCTAACCAACTGACCTACCCAGGCTTTGACCAAaactaaccattttaaagtgagcaACTCGGTGGCGTTTAGTACAATTACAATGTCGTGCAACTCTGTCtcattccaaaacattttcaatgTCCCAAAAGGAGACTTCATAGCCATAAACAGTCACTCCTGGTTCCCCAATACCCTCAGCCCCTGCCAACCACTAGTCTGCTTTCCTGCCCTgtggatttacctgttctggatatttcataaacATGGACGCATGtgatatgtggtcttttgtgtctgacctCTTACTTTGagtatgttttcaaggttcatccacattgcaccatgtgtcagtgcttcattccctttttacggctgaataatattccattgtatggatggaccacattttgcttatccgttgatttgttgatggacatttaagttgtttccactttttggccattGCAAATTGTGCTTCTGTGACCATGCATGAATATATACCTGTCTGAGTACCaggtttcaattcttttgggtatgtacctaggagcagaattgctggcaTCAGCTTTTTAAACATGTAAGTCAGCTCTCATCCCTCCCTTGCTTAAAATCTTCCAGTGTTTCCCACTGAACTAACAGGGGTTATCAAATTACGGCCACGGGACAAAtctgcccccccccaccccatttcTGTACAGCCGCAGGAGCAGCCGGCACTTTAGTGAGCTTTGAAGACCCAACTAGGGTGTTCTCCTCTGCCCTCTGTTCCTCACTCTGCTCCCAGGGCCTGCCTCTCTGGCCTGCAGCCAATACCCCACCATCATCCACAGCCCCACATGTACTCGTTGGAGTCCCCTCTGTTGGGAACTGCTGGGCACTGAGTGGATGACTCTCATTCTTGGGGCTGGTGTGACTCAGCATGTCCTCTTGCCTCTGGCCACCTAACCCAGGTGAGACAGCTGGGCCTTGAGACAGAGAGGTTGACTGGGGTCTGGGTATTGCTGGAGCAGAGAGCTAGAAACTGGCCTTGGGGGTCACCCCTCACCCCCTCCAGCTGCCTGGACCTCCAAGCCTCAGATCAGTCACTCTTTATCCAGAGAAGGTCTCTAGCAGCCTGGAGCAAAGCATGCCCACCACCCCGGATGGCCTATCCTAAGAGAACAGAGCACCGCAGGGCAGACATTTCCTCTCTTGTTTTATAAGTACTTTCATAATATCCTTGACTTTACCTTTTGGCcctcaaagtctaaaatatttactatatggcccattttagaaaaagtttgctgtCCCCTGATCTTAGAATAGACACTAAGTGGTCGCCACTATCTTGAAGCCCTCATGCTCTTGCTCACTTTGCCCCAGGTGTcttggggcctttgcacttactgttccctctgcctggaacagtcTTTCTCAGATCCCCCACGGCTGGCTCCTCCTTGTCATCTATGTCTTGACTCAAGAAGCCCCCTCCTCACAGgagccttccctggccacctgtATTAATCAGGGTttaccagagaaacagaaccaataatacgtctccatccatccattcatccatccagtcagccatccacccatccatccatccatccacccacccagccatccatctatccatccacccaaccatccatccatccagtcagccatccatccatccatccatgcatccatccatctatccatccacccatccacccatccatccatccacccatccatccatccacccatccatccatccatctatccatccacccatccatccatccatccacgcatccatccttccatccacccatccatccatctatccatccatccacccacccatccatccatccatccattcatccatccacgcatccatccttccatccacccatccatccgtctatccatccatccacccacccatccatccatccacccatccatccatccatccacccacccagccatccatctatccatccatccatccatccatccatccatccatctgtcatATCTTTCTATCTacctatgtatttatttatcatctatctaatcaatctatctatatctatctgtctatctcgatctatctgtctatttatctatctatctatccatccatccatccaccaatcTAATCTATTGAGAGACAGATAGAGAgatacagacacagacacacacactgatatttaaggaattggctcatgcaattgtgcCACTTGGCAAGTCCAAAGTCTGTAAGACAAGCCAGTAGCCTGGAGATTTAGTTAAGGgttgatgttgcagtcttgagtctgaaGGCTAGAAACACAGGCCGAATTTCTACACCaccattttgaattctttcttcctcaggaaacttaattttttctcttcagccctccaactgattggatgaggcccaacCACATTATCAAAAGTGATCTGCTTTTTGTGTTTCAgacatactctttttttttttgcaggggaagattttgCCCTgtgataacatctgttgccagttttcttcctttttcttctttttatctccctacaaagcccaagtacatagttgtggatagtcgtaagttcttctagttcttctatgtgagctgccaccacagcatgactcctgacagacaagtggtgtggttccatgcccaggagctgaacccagaccgctgaagcagagcacaccgaact
The Equus caballus isolate H_3958 breed thoroughbred chromosome 7, TB-T2T, whole genome shotgun sequence genome window above contains:
- the TNFSF14 gene encoding tumor necrosis factor ligand superfamily member 14 gives rise to the protein MEDTVVRPSVFVVDGQTDIPFTRLGRTRRRQPCSAGQLGLGFLLLLLAAGLAVQGWFLLQLYWRLEDMVTPLPDRDAGSWEELMQERRFHQANPAAHLTGANSSLTGSGGPLLWETKLGLAFLRGLAYQDGALVIVHAGYYYIYSKVQLGGVGCPQGLTGGLPITHGLYKRTPRYPEELELLVSRRSPCGRATNSRVWWDSSFLGGVVHLEAGEEVVVRVPDERLVRLRDGTRSYFGAFMV